aCTGCTAaattggggtggaggagggaaggaagggaaagcaaaAGAGGGGGAGTGAAGGTGAATAGGGCCCATTGTGCGGTATTTAACTTGGGTTAATCATTTGGTGATGTCACATGGGGCTGGCACCTCCTTTAAGTTGGGTTGAGTGGTTACCCTTCGGGAGGGCAGGCCTACCCACCATCAGAGAGGCCGGGCAATGATTGACCACAAGGCCCgggatggggggcgggtggggggtggggtagcCACCTGGAGGCAGGTACTGaattgggtggggagggacagtCAGGGAGAGGGTTGCTGCCCTCTGGCACCCTGGACCGGGTCACCGTTGGCTTTCAGATGGGAAGCCCTCTCCCTCCAGACGGTCCCACTCCCAAACCCACCACCACCCGCACCCTGGGAGAGAGGGCAGTTCTTGGGAACTGGGCCTGGCACTGGGGATGACACCTTGGAAACTGAGCCGTGGCCCACTTCCTGTGCGGGGCGGTGGGGAGAAGGCCCAGAATTCACGTTGAGTGAGTGCTTCCTATGCGGCCGCAGACCCCTGGATCATTTGCTGGGGAACGTAAGGTAAGAGTAGAAGACCCCGCCTCCGTCCTCCAGGAAAGGCAGAAAAGGCTCCCCGCTGTGGAGCTGGTAATGTCATAGATGGgccaggaaagaaggggagagagatggggctggTCTTCCGAGGCGGGCAGGAGGGACCACCTTTTCGCTCAGGCTCAGGAcggcaggagagggaagaatgtAAAAAGTAGAGAGGTCTCAGAGGGCTGCCAACGGGTATTTTCATCGTCACCGGGCTCCCACGTCAACAGAACCAACAGCTTGGCCGCAGGGATGGTGGGGGGGCAACCTCAATGGAGCCGGACGGCGTCGGCTGCAAGCGAGTCTTGATAAATGCCTCTGATTTAAtgagttgtactcttccaaacgctcagtacggtgctcggcccagagtgagcgctgaataaatacgatgatCGATTGAGTTAATGAGTGAGCGAGGTGTGGgtcgggaaggggagatggatagccgcagcgctcccccccccccccggtgggagGGGCCCAGAATGGGCAGAGGGTGGAGCCAGCCGGCCATTGGGTTGGGAGCACTGATGCGCTGATCAGCTTAACCGTGCCCGGCCTGCAGACCCCCTGGCCTGGCTTCCGGGCGGGCATCTGGTAGGCCCGGCCCCCGGGTGGGGCGCCCCAGGGCCAGACAGCGGAGCCATGCCACACCCCCTGGCCACAGGGTACCTTGGCCAGCCTCACTCCCCTGCCCGGGGCTAGAGGAATCTCTTTGCCCCGGAGCGTGCCAGGGACCCGTTGACCAGGCCCAGAGGCGGGAGCAGTAGGGTCCACGGGCACGGGGAAGGGGAGCGCGGTGAACTCCGGGGGGTGGCCGCCTCTTGGCCGCGCTGCTCGGCCCGGGGGTTCTGTGCTGGTGGGGGCACAGAGGGACATTGTCTTTCGGAAGGATTGTTCTCTCGGAGGAGGCCGGACAAAGCAGGGCTTGTTTCCGAGGTCCCCGGGGGTTGGGTCTCGTGTTCTGGTGCATTTCTGAAAAGATTTTCCCTCCCAGCCGTCCTCAGGGCAGGGGAGGCGGGCACGGGCGGGTGGTCTGAGCTGCCCACCCCCAGCTCGGGCCAGGAGAAGGGGCCGTGCTCGGAACAGTGGCCCGATAGAGAGCCAGAGAAGTAGGTGCCCGGATGGTGTGGAGAGTGGGCCCAGCCTGGCCTGCATCCAAGGGGGTGCTCTGCTTGCCCTCTCTAAACATGGTGCCCTCGCTGCTACcacgcttctctgagccttgccCCGTGGTAgtggtgtgcgtatgtgtgtgtgccgGTGTCCggcagggaggggggccgggctggggcacGGCCTTGGCTCCTCTAGTACCAACAGCCCAAGTCCTTGACTCTAGGGACCCAAAGTCCTTGACTCTGGGTCAACTCCGTTAAAGCTGGTTGGTTGGGTAATGGCGACCTGTGCCAAGTGGCATGCAGGTGGTGGGTGGGCAGACTCTCCTCCATCGCTTGACCCAGGGCACCACCAGCCTGAGGTGCCACGCCTGCCCTCTTTCACCGTCAAAGACCATAGGAATGCCctatctccccccgaccccggcttTCATTCTTGGGGCATTTCCTGAAGCGCATCGTGGGGGCTGAATCTGGGCACGTGCCCGCTGTCCCAAGCTGGGACTTACTCCATAGAAGTATGAGTAGAATCTGCTAGTAGAAtgactatttattaagcaatttcaGTATGAaaaccactgtactgagagaaaatacccaggtgggaatttaaGCTCGTTAGAGGCAGGGAACTGTAAGTctaacgattagactgtaagcccgtcaaacggcagggactgtctctatctgttgccgacttgttcatcccaagtgcttagtacagtgctctgcacatagtaagcgctcaataaatactattgaatgaagggaatgtgtctgtttattgttgcattctcccaagagcttagtacagtgctttgcacacagtaagcgctcaacagaatgaacacagtccctgtccctcgtggggctcacaagctaaaacctcaggtggggaggagagattggagacagacaAATCAGGATTGAAGTATTAAAATACAACACATAGACAAAATAGGCTCAAAATCTCGGCGGCCATGGAAGAGGGGTCCGGGAGCAAGCTTGGAGCAGGGACCCTCAGTGACGTGCCCCCGGAAGATCGGGGTTCAGAAGGCCAGGCAAACTGGCAACTTGGGAGTGGACACTGCCTGCCATCCTGGACCCTCAGATGGTGGGAGGCCTGTATGCTCTTTTTGTCTTCCTCCAGGGTTCAGGTGGGAGTAGAGGCTGGAGCAGGGCCAGAAACAAGAGCCAGAATGCAGTGGTGAGGCAGAGGGCAAAGGACAGGGGCAGGAGCTGGCATCTGATAGCTGTGCAATCAGCCGACAGTTTGGAGAAACATCACTGTTGCTTCTCTTCTCGATGCCGttgtcaatcgatcgtatttattgagcattgtcctaagcccttgggagagtacaacaataaaccgacatattccctgcccacaacgagttgagagtctagagggggagatggacattaatataaattacagatacagacatgctgtggggctgggagggggatgaataaagggagctggtCAAGGTGATgccgaggggagcgggagaagaggaaaggtggggggcttaatcggggaaagcctcttggagaggggccttcaataagaactggggggggggggcggcagagggaaggggaagaagagtgacggtcagatatgaggagggtgtgccaggccagaggcgggacgtgggcgagagatcggtggcgagatagacgaggtcgaatTAAACAGGTGCATGTGAAATTTGCTTTATTTTCAAGAAAAACGTCATGTGTGGGGATGGCACAACCAACCAAACAAgagcagttttttgtttttttgggtgggggagggcagacgAGGACAGCTGTGTTAGTGTTTCACAACTTAACAAGTGGTTGGCCTGTTATTGGACATTTACGATGgaaaaggaggggcagggaaacaGAGCTGGAAGGAGGGATGCGTGGATGGATAcccaaggaagagggaaaggggaagtagTGGGGAAGCatcaccccctccactccccaccaccacccccgcctTAAATCCACGCTCATTTATCACCCATGAAGCCAGCACCAGCAATTACCGATGCCCCCgtggcccggcctggggagttCAATTCCGCATGCCGCGGCGATTGGCTGGGGGGAAGGGTGGTGGCCACTTGGGCCAGTGAAGCTCTGGCGGAGGCCTTGAAGGTACCCGACGGGAGAGACCAGGCCAGAAcccggaagggggtgggggggatgatggAGTGCAAGAGACGGTGGGCCATAaagatgggcagagctgggcGGCGTGTGCAGACTCCACCTGGCAGGTCTAAgcaggtggggaaaagggagccCTCACCTGCCCTCACCCTCGCCCTCAGCAGGGCAAGTGCTCTGCTAAGGacacctttctcccctcccttgcctGGAGCACAGTCCCCTCCCACCTGGTCTGGATGGGAGCTTCAGGGACTTCTtcactggggggggtggggagtgggagggagggacccgGCTGGGAGTGAGTCATAGCCCCTGGCCATTGAGAAATGGCTTTCCTGTCCAACTGGGGAAAGAGATCTGGCTGAGCTCTTGAGCCGTGAGCAGGTGAGATCACCACGGAGGCGAGGCCAAGCAGGAGAGTTGGCCGGACACTCGGGGCCACGTCCACGCTGCTGCCCCCAACCAGGCTAGCGGGTGCCCAACGCTCAGGAGGGGGCTCTCACTCTGTCCTTGACTGGACCTGCCCGGGCCCAGGCAGGCCAGACCTAAGGGCGGACCCTGCCAGCCCTCGGCTCTCGGGCGGGTGGACAGACAGGCAGGGGCTGTCTCGGGGCACTGCCCACACCTTGGAATGCAGTGAGCCTGCCTCTTGGTTCTACTTGTGTCACAAAGCCCGCTTTCTTGCGCTCTGGATCCCAGGAAAggcagcccccccaccccagattcTTTCCTGCCTCACACCCTGCCCTCTGTCCCAGAAGTTGGCAAGCTCAGATTAGGAAAGAGCGATGGGGCCTGGTCGGCCAGGTgatggggagggtagaggggaggacccgggggggcgaggaggaaggaggctcgctgccccccgccccccttgccCAAGACCAACTGGAGGAGGCGGGACTAGCCCCGAGACATTGAGCCCCGTTGGTTACTCCAACACCAGGGAGCCCCCGGCTCGGCCAGACCCCCCAAATACCGAGGTTTGTCCCTTGGCTCCCATCTGCCACCTCGGCTAGGGGCCTGCCCAGATCCGTGCGAGGGCGGCCAGACCTTCCGGGCTTGGGCCTGGAAAGACACTTGTTTAGGCCGGACGCCCGAACCGTAGGATCCCGGTCAGAGCCACAGGTGAGGGTCGGCCTGCCCACCCGCCCCTCGGCCAGCCAGGTTAGCGGAGATAAATAAACCCTCGCTCTGCCTCCGGGATTTCCTGAGAGGCAGgatttcctcccaccctctggcagCCAGATTGGCTCGGCATGCCACGGGTGGGTGGCACCGGCGGGAGAGGCCGGGCTCTGCTGCTCTCTGCTGGCTGCTGCCGGCGTGCTCTGGACTCTGCCCCATGACAGCCAGAATGGAAAgactcaggaggaggaggaagaggaggaggatggcaagggggtgagggaggagggagaaagaggaggttagCTTTGGGGTGAGATCTTGCAGGGGCCCTAAGTCGGTGCCATCTTCCCACCTCAATATCCGAGGAAATCTCCTCTGTCGGCCCCGGGAGGCAGGTCCCGTCCCCAGGGCCCCCAGAGCCaggcccacctccagccccaccgtGGACGCTCTGGGTGGGAGAGCCCCTGGAGGCAGTCACAGACAAACCTGGCCGGGGTAGGGAAATCGTCGGCCTgcccgaggtgcagagaagggcgGTTTCGCGTCCCAGGCAGGCCGGCAGCAGCGGTCCCGGGAGGGTGGACACCAGGCCGTCCGTAGCACTCCCATCCCCAGAGATCCAGGATCCCAGGTGCCGCTGTAGGGCCGCGTCCTGGTCGGAGGAGTAGCGTCAGGCCTGGCTCCTCCCACGCTCCCTCACCGCTGGTAAGGGTGCATCGATGCTGACTTGATGTTGGTTTTTATGCCACTTGGCATCTTCCCTGAAGAGTCAAAGGGGAAGGCAGGCTCAGGCCCGAGCCCCAGAGTTGCCGCCCCATCCCTGGCTGGACCCAAATGCCAAGAAGCACCCGGACGTTCCCCCCAGTCGGGACTCTCCCACCTCGCTCGGAGAGCAGAGCCAGGGACCTAAAGACCCGTCCCTTTCCTTGGCTGCCCGGGGCCCCCTCAGGACAAGAAAAAGGTGGGGAGACCAGACTTCTTGCCTGTGCTGGGACCGGCAGAGAGGCGAACCTCAGTTGGTGAGATCGCCCCATTGGCCCCGGACCGCCTGCTCTGGCCCTGCCAGTGGGCCTCTCTCTTCCGGGGCCTTCCGCCCACCCCACAGCTGCTGCCCTCTTACCCGGCTGGCCCGCCTGAGCCATCTGCACCCCGGCGAGCagggcctgctgctgctgctgctggccgggGGCCCCCGCCATGgggacctgctgctgctgctgctgcaggcccGAGCCTCCCGCCATCATGCCCCCGGTGCCGGGCTGGCCGGGCTGACCGGGGCCGCCGGCCACCGCGGGCCTCCAGTTAGACAGCCCCTTCCCGAAAGCCACAGCTGCGACGAGTGCGTTGGTGTCGGCTGGGTTGAACGTTTGCTTGTTCTGCCGGAGACCTGCGGGAAAGAAGccgcaaggggtcggcggcccaGTCTGCGGTTTGGGGGTGGGAGCCGTGTCATCTCGccctcctttccccgcccccgGCAACAGCCCCAATGatatctccacttgtctgctggctagGGGCCCGAGGATGGGCATCAACCGGGCTCCTCTTCTCACCACTCGGCAGGTAGGAAACGCTAGGGTGAAGTCGTCCAACAATCTGCCCTCTTGCTTGCCTAGCAGCAGGCCCGGTTGCTGGCGACTCTGTAGCCCACACGCTCCAATGCTGGCCTGACTGGCTCCCGGGACCGCCCCCATCCTAAACTGTCTtcccgctatgggcagggaatgtgtccgcttcttgctgtattgtattctcccaagtgcttagtacggtgatctgcacatggtaagcactcaataaatatgactgaacaaagGAACAGCTGGCGCTGTGTCAATCAAGGGGAGGGGGTGTCACCAGGGTGCCGCCTCTCTCCTCTGAGCCCGCCCTGGAAAACGTGCCCGCCTGGCACTGGCCAAGAAACTCTGCATTGGCCCCTTACCAGTTTGGGTGAACAAAGGAATCCTCCTATAGAGACGGGGCCTGGCCGAGATTCCCAAAGTGCCCGCCGCCGTGCAGGCCCCTGGAAATCCTCAGCCTCCACGCTGGTCCCAtggacacccccacccccgcagtgGGACCGTCCTCCCCAGGCCTCACTCCTCCTCGGCCCCTGCCCCGCACCTCCACTTTCGGATTCTCGCTCCTCTTTGctgatcttctccaagaggttcgAGCACATTTTGTTCAGACTCTGGATCTGCTTCTGAAAGACATGCGGGCAGGTGCCGGTGAGCGGAGCAGGGGCAGCAGAGTGGCCCTCCCGCACGCCTCCCTCTGGCTCCGGCCACCTTCCCACTGCTGGTGTCTAGCCAGGTCTCTGGGCATGGTCAGGGGGTGTTGGAGCCTTCACGGGATTGGGAGGGACGAGAGCAGGCGGAAACTGAAATGAATGAACCCCACCAGTGACAGGCTTGAGTGTTCCCTGGCACCATTTTCCCAGGGCCACCCAGTGAGAAACCGcagccacccctcaccccccaaccgcCGTGGCTGCGGTAGAGGGGCCTACCTGGGCTGCGTCTGCCCCGATCCGGGCCGCGTCTGAGGtcagctgcttctcctgctcttccacctctgggTCAGGCTTGGTTCGCAGGTGATCGGGAACCACCTCGTGGCTGAACACCGGGACCCGGCCTTCGGTCTGCCGCTGAAACACacgcaggccccccccccccgccggatcACGTCTGCGGGCGCCCAGCTTCTGGGGGGCTACCCGCCAcctcttctcttcccatctccccatgTGTGGCCTTGCAACCAAGTCTGCTCCCTGACGACACCTCCGCTTCCACGCCCAccgccttcctcctccactgGCTCTCGGGGGACCATCCCTTAGCTCGGGAGGGCCACACCCTCCCCTACCTTTCTCACAGCACTTTccaatccctctcccctctgctcttccccaccacctACAAAGGAGTCTCCTGGGTTTCGAAAAAAGAACTctggtccctccctcccctgcgggCTAATACCCGCTCTCCCACCTCCACGTCCTGTTGGAGGGAACCTGGAAACCCCCCTCCCACCGTGCAGAAGGGTGGTGGGTCATCCTGAAAAGGGTGTGATTTCGTTCCAACCACCCCTCGAACTCTCTTTCTCCACATCCCGGCAAGGTCCAGAGGCCCCTGGACGTCCCTCCCGCCCCATCTCTAGTCTCCCCGCTCACCATGAGGTCCTCATCCCGGTCCGGGGACAGTACGAGGGGGATGATGACCTGGTTGCGAAGCGGCGGTGTCTTCTCATGTTTCAGCACCTTGTTCAAGGTGTTCAGCTGTCCGGAGAGCAAGGCAAAGCTGTCCAGGACCGAGGGCCTGCGGGGCATCAGTGGAGAGAAATCCAACACTGCTGTGGGAATcaggggggccggtggggcgaCCCGGGGTTCAGACCGTGAGGTCCAGGTGGGCCCGGATCCACGTCCACCCCGATGATCTCCGACCCACTCTGGTGCTTTCTgtggtgcttggctcagagtgagCGCCAAATAAATGCCCCCCCACCACGGATTGTTCTGAGAAGCCCCGGGAGCCTGACTGCCCCAGGCCTTTCAACAGGactgggaggaggcagagagaggccaCCTCACCCGCTCTCCTGCCGCCCCGCCTTCTCAGCAGAGAAAGTTTGAGGGCTTCTACCCGGCTGTCACCAGCCGACCCCCGAGGGCAGCCCACGGCGAGTCTTCGCCAGGGTCATCCGACAAGAGGGTGGGGGCAAAGCCTCCCAGAGGTGGGTTTAGAGCCCCCTTAGTCCCCACCGCCTGCTCACCGTCCTAAACAGAGGTAGGGCGCTGACATCTGGACTTGTTGCTTGTGacgggagtgggaaggggagaggagaggggggcccCCGAAAAGTGGGTAACCACCTCCACCGACCTCAAGTCCCGGGGCAGGACGCACACAGCCTCATTTGGATGTCAGCAGCTACTCTgaccctcccctctgtccccgaAGTGgcaccgagccccatgtggcgtCAGGACCTGGTCCGGCGCCAGTCCCGGTGAGCCCGGGCGGGTTGCCGTTTCGCCTTTCCTACTCCGAAGCCCCGATTTTGACCCCGCTGCTGGCGGGCTGGGACACGGGGTGCTTTCCAAACTCCCAGAAACGTGAAAGTCAGGAACCCGGTTACATCAGCGGGCAGCTGGTCTCGGAGATTTGGAGGAGGAGCGGCCCCAGCGGCCCGGGAACTGCCTCGGTTGGCTCGGCGGGTTCTTACCAGGTGAGCCGGTCGTACTCGTTCTCCAACTTGTAGATGAAGCTCCCCAGGGAGGTCTTCAGGTCGGCCACTTGATTCAGCAGGGCATCCACCGATGCCtccagctgcttctcctccctctgcacACACAGGGATCGGGCTGTCACGGGCGTGTGTGGGCACGTTTACCCGCGGGCACACATATGTGTGGGTGGTTTGCCTGCACACGCGTGTGGTCAGGAGGGGCCAGGCCTGTCCCCGGGGTCGTACAGAGTGAGGGGCGCAGGGAGCGGCTGCTGTCCCCCCACCCTTCACACGGGGAAAGGAAAAGCCCTTGA
This region of Ornithorhynchus anatinus isolate Pmale09 chromosome 17, mOrnAna1.pri.v4, whole genome shotgun sequence genomic DNA includes:
- the MED8 gene encoding mediator of RNA polymerase II transcription subunit 8, with product MQREEKQLEASVDALLNQVADLKTSLGSFIYKLENEYDRLTWPSVLDSFALLSGQLNTLNKVLKHEKTPPLRNQVIIPLVLSPDRDEDLMRQTEGRVPVFSHEVVPDHLRTKPDPEVEEQEKQLTSDAARIGADAAQKQIQSLNKMCSNLLEKISKEERESESGGLRQNKQTFNPADTNALVAAVAFGKGLSNWRPAVAGGPGQPGQPGTGGMMAGGSGLQQQQQQVPMAGAPGQQQQQQALLAGVQMAQAGQPGKMPSGIKTNIKSASMHPYQR